In the Tissierellales bacterium genome, one interval contains:
- a CDS encoding N-acetylmuramoyl-L-alanine amidase — protein sequence MTKIFLDPGHGGGDPGAVGNGLKEKDVVLSITLKIGKILKRHNLEVLYSRTTDVFVGLSDRARKANNANADYFISIHSNAYSDPSAQGVETYSYPGATKAALLSRSIQNAIISAGVYTKNRGTKTANFAVLRETKMTAVLVETAFITNSQDANLLRYRQDDFAEAISKGILSFLGISYIPEKLYRVQVGAFSIRANAEKLVNELKGKGYETIIVRSGGLYKVQVGAFSVRANAEKLVRQLKTDGYDAFIV from the coding sequence ATGACAAAAATATTTTTAGACCCTGGTCATGGTGGTGGGGACCCTGGTGCAGTAGGTAATGGTTTAAAAGAAAAAGATGTGGTTTTATCTATTACCTTAAAAATCGGGAAAATATTGAAGAGACATAATTTAGAAGTACTTTACTCTAGAACTACAGATGTTTTCGTAGGACTTTCCGATAGGGCTAGAAAAGCTAATAATGCTAATGCAGATTATTTTATATCTATTCATTCAAATGCTTATAGTGATCCTAGTGCTCAAGGAGTAGAAACCTATAGTTATCCAGGTGCTACAAAAGCGGCTCTATTATCCCGCTCTATACAAAATGCAATAATCAGTGCTGGAGTATATACTAAGAACAGAGGGACAAAAACTGCCAATTTTGCAGTGTTACGAGAAACTAAAATGACTGCTGTACTTGTAGAGACAGCTTTTATAACAAATAGTCAAGACGCGAACTTATTGAGATACAGACAAGATGATTTTGCGGAAGCTATTTCAAAAGGTATTTTAAGCTTTCTTGGAATTAGCTATATCCCTGAAAAATTATACAGGGTACAGGTTGGTGCCTTCAGTATTAGAGCAAATGCTGAAAAATTAGTAAATGAGCTAAAAGGTAAAGGTTATGAAACCATAATAGTCAGATCAGGTGGCTTATACAAAGTTCAAGTAGGAGCATTTAGTGTTAGGGCAAATGCGGAAAAGCTTGTACGACAATTGAAGACAGATGGGTATGATGCTTTTATAGTGTAG
- a CDS encoding PilN domain-containing protein, whose protein sequence is MKDLNFFEPYIEKKEFKIEKEKLTYLSILVFVLFIVILGVKNQIKIKSLNNEVSQLRNQVENEKNKGKVEELLSEQEKVDKIKENMTKIKLADEKIEEYDLINEELLQVISSKMPEDILLTSINGDINSIELYGVSKDKYSIAKFQYSLQDTEIFLNTFISNILLENSKYNFSIHLKLRDEESGIDDEIN, encoded by the coding sequence ATGAAGGATTTAAACTTTTTTGAACCGTATATAGAGAAAAAAGAGTTTAAAATAGAAAAAGAGAAGTTAACTTATTTAAGTATATTAGTATTTGTTTTATTTATTGTAATTTTAGGTGTAAAAAATCAAATTAAAATAAAAAGTTTAAATAACGAGGTTTCCCAACTTAGAAATCAGGTGGAAAATGAAAAAAATAAAGGGAAAGTAGAAGAATTATTAAGTGAGCAGGAAAAAGTAGATAAGATTAAGGAAAATATGACAAAAATTAAATTAGCTGATGAAAAGATAGAAGAATATGATTTAATAAATGAAGAATTATTACAAGTCATTAGCAGTAAAATGCCAGAAGATATCCTTTTAACTTCAATAAATGGAGATATAAACTCTATAGAGTTATATGGGGTGTCAAAAGATAAATATTCAATTGCAAAATTCCAATATAGTTTACAGGATACTGAAATTTTTCTTAATACTTTTATTTCAAATATATTACTAGAAAATAGCAAATACAACTTCTCTATCCACCTAAAATTAAGGGACGAGGAGAGTGGGATTGATGATGAAATTAACTAA
- the pilM gene encoding pilus assembly protein PilM — MGLSSLFNKKVVSIDLGSYETKVVEGRIKNKEVEINKYFSFLTPEKAYENGYIINKELLSYSLEEGLSKNEIRTKNAYMNIKSSSVFTREITLPNVGKEEIDGILKYKLEEYLPIETKEYIVQYRIVEKIEENYRQKQNILLIAIPKEIVEGHFCLLKNIGLEPKVLDFQSNSIAKLIDYSFSINNKYETKEKTFALIDLGHSNTNITILKDGYIQVARIIDVGGKDLKKDIVNESAEDIMGKIHTVFKYYISREIENEIHSILLCGGLSNIENVDKLFEDYYNIPTILIENIDGIFIMKDTNKYMNCIGSLIRNEDE; from the coding sequence TTTGTCATCTCTTTTTAATAAAAAAGTAGTTTCTATAGATCTAGGTTCTTATGAAACTAAAGTTGTAGAAGGAAGAATAAAAAACAAAGAGGTAGAAATAAATAAATATTTTTCTTTTTTAACTCCAGAAAAAGCCTATGAAAATGGGTACATAATTAATAAGGAACTTTTGTCTTATAGTTTAGAAGAAGGGCTTTCTAAAAATGAAATTAGGACAAAAAATGCTTATATGAACATTAAAAGTTCCTCTGTTTTCACAAGGGAAATTACTCTTCCTAATGTAGGTAAAGAGGAAATTGATGGAATATTAAAATATAAATTAGAAGAATATTTACCTATAGAGACAAAAGAATATATAGTGCAGTATAGAATTGTGGAGAAAATTGAAGAAAACTATAGACAAAAACAGAATATTCTTTTAATAGCTATTCCTAAAGAAATAGTAGAAGGCCATTTCTGTCTTCTAAAAAACATAGGTTTGGAACCTAAAGTATTAGATTTTCAATCAAATAGCATTGCGAAGCTTATAGATTATAGTTTTAGTATAAACAATAAATATGAAACAAAAGAAAAGACCTTTGCTTTAATAGATTTAGGTCATAGCAATACAAATATAACAATTTTAAAGGATGGTTATATACAGGTAGCACGTATCATTGATGTTGGTGGTAAAGATTTAAAGAAAGACATAGTTAATGAAAGTGCTGAAGATATTATGGGAAAAATTCATACTGTATTTAAATACTATATATCAAGAGAAATAGAAAATGAAATTCATAGTATTTTATTATGTGGAGGACTATCAAATATAGAAAATGTGGACAAACTATTTGAGGATTATTATAATATTCCTACTATATTAATTGAAAATATAGACGGAATATTTATCATGAAGGATACGAATAAATATATGAATTGCATAGGTTCTTTAATTAGGAATGAGGATGAGTAA